AATACCGGCAATGAATGTATGATCGTCATTTCCGGTATTTTTTCATATTTACAGTCCACCCCCTAATCGTCCAGAGACGATATTTTCTCTTTCCGGCGCGTTGCAATTTAAAGATTATCACGTATCTTTGCTTCCTCAAATCATAAATACGAGATATGGCTATTACAATCAAGAAAGTCTCCACAAAGAGAGAACTTAAGAAATTTATCCGTTTCAATTACAGAATGTACAAGGGCAACCCCTACTCTGTGCCCGACCTCTATGACGACATGCTCAACACCTTCAACAAGAAGAAAAACGCAGCATTCGAGTTCTGTGAAGCAGATTATTTCCTGGCATATCGGGACGATAAAATCGTAGGGCGCGTAGCCGCTATCATCAACAACCGTGCCAATGAGAAATGGGACTGCAAGAACGTTCGTTTCGGATGGATAGACTTCATCGACGATCCCGAAGTATCATCCGCACTCATCAAAACAGTGGAAGATTGGGGAAAAGAACGAGGCATGACTCACATTGCCGGTCCTCTCGGATTTACTGATTTCGATGCGGAAGGAATGTTAGTTGAAGGATTCGACCAACTTAGCACCATGGCTACTATCTACAACTACCCATACTATCCTGTACACATGGAAAAGTTAGGCTTCGAGAAAGATGCCGACTGGGTGGAATACAAAATCTACATACCGGATGCCATTCCCGACAAACATAAACGTATCTCCGAACTGATCCAACGAAAATATAACCTCAAGATAAAGAAATATACTTCCGCAAAAAAAATAGCCAAAGACTACGGACAGAAGATTTTCGAGCTGATGAATGAAGCATATAGCCCGCTCTACGGCTACTCTCCGTTGACACAGCGGCAAATCGACCAATACGTGAAAATGTATCTGCCGATCCTTGACTTACGGATGGTTACACTGATTACTGATGCCAATGACGAACTGGTCTGCGTAGGCATCTCCATGCCATCTCTCGCCGAGGCTTTACAGAAATCACACGGGCGCCTGTTACCATTCGGATGGTTCTATCTGTTAAAGGCACTATTCATGAAACGCCGTGCCAAAATGCTTGATCTGCTACTCGTTGCAGTGAAACCGGAATATCAAAACAAAGGTGTTAACGCTTTGTTATTTTCCGATTTAATTCCGGTTTATCAAAAATTAGGTTTTATCTTTGCGGAAAGCAACCCCGAACTGGAACTGAACGGAAAAGTTCAGGCACAATGGGATTACTTTGAGACTCAACAACATAAGCGCCGCCGTGCGTTCATCAAAGAGATAAAATAAAGAAACAGCTATGGAAGAGAACGAATTGATACCTGTAGACAACAACAATGCAGTAGAGTACACTGACGACAACATCCGTCACCTAAGTGACATGGAACATGTACGCACACGCCCCGGTATGTATATCGGAAGGCTGGGCGACGGTGCACATGCCGAAGACGGAATCTATGTCCTCCTGAAAGAAGTAATTGACAACAGTATTGATGAGTTCAAAATGCAAGCCGGTAAGAAAATCGAGATTACCGTTGAAGAAAACCTTCGTATCAGCGTACGCGACTACGGACGAGGCATCCCGCAGGGAAAACTCATCGAAGCCGTCAGCATGTTGAACACCGGTGGTAAGTACGACAGCAAGGCATTTAAGAAAAGTGTCGGGTTGAACGGCGTGGGTGTGAAAGCCGTCAATGCCTTGAGCTCCCGTTTCGAGGTGCGCAGTTACCGCGACGGTAAAGTACGTACCGCCACTTTCTCCAAAGGAACCCTGCTGAGTGACAATACGCAAGATACCGAAGAGGAAAACGGAACTTACATCTTCTTCGAACCGGACAATACATTATTCCTGAATTACTGTTTCAAGCCTGAATTTATTGAGACAATGCTACGTAATTACACGTACCTCAATACAGGGCTTGCCATTATCTATAACGGACACCGTATCCTGTCGCGCAATGGTCTGGTAGACCTTTTGAACGACAACATGACGGCAACCGGACTTTACCCGATTATCCACCTGAAAGAGGAAGACATCGAAATAGCCTTCACTCATACCGGACAATACGGAGAAGAATATTACTCCTTTGTCAACGGCCAGCACACCACGCAGGGAGGTACGCATCAGAGTGCTTTCAAAGAACACATCGCCCGTACTATCAAGGAATTCTTCAACAAAAACATGGATTATACCGATATCCGTAACGGACTGGTTGCTGCCATTGCCGTCAATGTGGAAGAACCGATCTTTGAGAGTCAGACAAAAACGAAGCTGGGTTCTACCAATATGGTCCCCGGCGGAGTGACAGTCAACAAGTATGTAGGTGATTTCATCAAACAGGAAGTGGATAACTTTCTGCACAAGAACGCGGATATAGCCGAAGTAATACAACAAAAAATTCAAGAATCGGAAAAAGAACGCAAAGCCATCGCAGGGGTTACCAAATTGGCCCGTGAGCGTGCAAAGAAAGCGAACCTGCACAACCGTAAATTACGCGACTGCCGTATTCACCTCAACGACCCGAAAGGGAAAGGATTGGAAGAAGACTCCTGCATCTTTATCACCGAGGGAGACTCCGCAAGTGGTTCCATCACCAAAAGCCGTGATGTGAACACGCAGGCAGTGTTCAGTCTTCGTGGTAAGCCGCTGAACTCTTTCGGACTAACCAAGAAAGTGGTTTACGAAAACGAAGAATTTAATCTGCTTCAGGCAGCCTTGAATATTGAAGACGGGTTAGACGGTCTGCGCTACAACAAGGTTATCGTAGCAACCGATGCCGATGTGGACGGCATGCATATCCGCCTGCTACTGATTACCTTCTTCCTGCAATTCTTCCCCGACCTTATAAAAAAAGGCCACGTATATATCCTGCAAACGCCTTTGTTCCGTGTACGCAATAAGAAGAAAACAATCTACTGCTACAGTGAAGAAG
The Bacteroides caecimuris DNA segment above includes these coding regions:
- a CDS encoding GNAT family N-acetyltransferase yields the protein MAITIKKVSTKRELKKFIRFNYRMYKGNPYSVPDLYDDMLNTFNKKKNAAFEFCEADYFLAYRDDKIVGRVAAIINNRANEKWDCKNVRFGWIDFIDDPEVSSALIKTVEDWGKERGMTHIAGPLGFTDFDAEGMLVEGFDQLSTMATIYNYPYYPVHMEKLGFEKDADWVEYKIYIPDAIPDKHKRISELIQRKYNLKIKKYTSAKKIAKDYGQKIFELMNEAYSPLYGYSPLTQRQIDQYVKMYLPILDLRMVTLITDANDELVCVGISMPSLAEALQKSHGRLLPFGWFYLLKALFMKRRAKMLDLLLVAVKPEYQNKGVNALLFSDLIPVYQKLGFIFAESNPELELNGKVQAQWDYFETQQHKRRRAFIKEIK
- a CDS encoding DNA topoisomerase IV subunit B — translated: MEENELIPVDNNNAVEYTDDNIRHLSDMEHVRTRPGMYIGRLGDGAHAEDGIYVLLKEVIDNSIDEFKMQAGKKIEITVEENLRISVRDYGRGIPQGKLIEAVSMLNTGGKYDSKAFKKSVGLNGVGVKAVNALSSRFEVRSYRDGKVRTATFSKGTLLSDNTQDTEEENGTYIFFEPDNTLFLNYCFKPEFIETMLRNYTYLNTGLAIIYNGHRILSRNGLVDLLNDNMTATGLYPIIHLKEEDIEIAFTHTGQYGEEYYSFVNGQHTTQGGTHQSAFKEHIARTIKEFFNKNMDYTDIRNGLVAAIAVNVEEPIFESQTKTKLGSTNMVPGGVTVNKYVGDFIKQEVDNFLHKNADIAEVIQQKIQESEKERKAIAGVTKLARERAKKANLHNRKLRDCRIHLNDPKGKGLEEDSCIFITEGDSASGSITKSRDVNTQAVFSLRGKPLNSFGLTKKVVYENEEFNLLQAALNIEDGLDGLRYNKVIVATDADVDGMHIRLLLITFFLQFFPDLIKKGHVYILQTPLFRVRNKKKTIYCYSEEERVNAINELSPNPEITRFKGLGEISPDEFKHFIGKDMRLEQVSLRKTDAVKELLEFYMGKNTMERQNFIIDNLVIEEDLAS